A DNA window from Acidimicrobiia bacterium contains the following coding sequences:
- a CDS encoding cytochrome P450: MSTTPTVAFNPFEPGFFDDPYAQYALLRTHDPVHHTPIGPVALFRYEDVFTLLRDPTLSVDERNAEPFPVPEDVAALVEGREDFGQLTMLNRDPPDHDRLRRLVSRVFTPRRIEQLRPRVTELVDAALDAAAASGVEMDVVAQLAFPLPFQVISDMLGMPEADGAHMRDWSHTMTKMLDPIVAYDDVEAALHASDSMLAHVRAAIAWKRREPADDLLSALVSVADDRTGEQLSEDELVAQVVLLYIAGHETTVNLIGNGVLALLRHPGELARLRDDPSLDANAVEELLRYDSPVQFSRRITTRDVEIAGVPVPARTFVMTCLASANRDRAKWGPTADDLDLGRDGASQHVSFGSGVHYCLGAALARLEGQVAIPRLVRRFPELTLLDEQPVWGGRIVLRGLDRLRVSLAG; this comes from the coding sequence GCCGGGCTTCTTCGACGACCCGTACGCGCAGTACGCGCTGCTCCGCACGCACGACCCCGTCCACCACACGCCGATCGGGCCCGTCGCGCTGTTCCGCTACGAGGACGTCTTCACCCTCCTGCGCGATCCGACGCTGAGCGTGGACGAGCGCAACGCGGAGCCGTTCCCGGTGCCCGAGGACGTCGCCGCGCTCGTCGAGGGGCGCGAGGACTTCGGGCAGCTGACGATGCTCAACCGCGACCCGCCCGATCACGACCGGCTCCGCCGTCTCGTGTCGCGCGTCTTCACGCCGCGGCGCATCGAGCAGCTGCGGCCGCGCGTGACGGAGCTCGTCGACGCCGCGCTCGACGCCGCGGCCGCAAGTGGCGTCGAGATGGACGTCGTCGCGCAGCTCGCGTTCCCGCTGCCCTTCCAGGTGATCTCCGACATGCTCGGCATGCCGGAGGCCGACGGCGCGCACATGCGCGACTGGTCGCACACGATGACGAAGATGCTCGACCCGATCGTCGCGTACGACGACGTCGAGGCCGCGCTGCACGCGTCCGACTCGATGCTCGCCCATGTACGCGCGGCGATCGCGTGGAAGCGGCGCGAGCCGGCGGACGACCTGCTGAGCGCGCTCGTGTCCGTCGCCGACGACCGCACCGGCGAGCAGCTCTCGGAGGACGAGCTCGTCGCGCAGGTCGTGCTGCTCTACATCGCCGGGCACGAGACGACCGTCAACCTGATCGGCAACGGCGTGCTCGCGCTGTTGCGTCACCCGGGCGAGCTCGCGCGCCTGCGCGACGACCCCTCGCTCGACGCGAACGCGGTCGAGGAGCTGCTCCGCTACGACAGCCCGGTGCAGTTCTCGCGCCGCATCACCACGCGAGACGTCGAGATCGCGGGCGTTCCCGTCCCGGCCCGCACGTTCGTGATGACCTGCCTCGCGTCCGCCAACCGGGATCGGGCGAAGTGGGGTCCGACCGCCGACGACCTCGACCTCGGCCGCGACGGCGCGTCGCAGCACGTGTCGTTCGGCAGCGGCGTCCACTACTGCCTGGGCGCCGCGCTCGCGCGCCTCGAGGGACAGGTCGCGATCCCGCGCCTCGTGCGGCGCTTCCCCGAGCTCACGCTGCTCGACGAGCAGCCGGTGTGGGGCGGCCGCATCGTGCTGCGCGGGCTCGACCGTCTGCGCGTGTCGCTCGCCGGCTGA
- a CDS encoding histidine phosphatase family protein: MGATTTLLLVRHGQSTWNAAGRWQGHADPPLSRLGEEQARQAGSRLASNGRVDAVVTSDLRRAHQTARLVAGALGLDPVVDTRVRERDAGEWTGLTRDDIERDWPGYLADHRRPPGFEDDATLLARVLPALVDLAARHERGRVLVVTHGGVVRTVERHLGTTGPPLANLGGRAVHVRRDASTVVVGEALLLAGGDDVTVTVPNQI; the protein is encoded by the coding sequence ATGGGCGCGACGACGACGCTGCTGCTCGTCCGGCACGGCCAGTCGACGTGGAACGCGGCCGGCCGCTGGCAGGGCCACGCCGACCCGCCGCTGTCACGCCTCGGTGAGGAGCAGGCCCGCCAGGCCGGGTCCCGGCTCGCGTCCAACGGCCGGGTGGACGCCGTCGTGACGTCCGACCTGCGGCGCGCCCACCAGACGGCACGTCTCGTCGCCGGGGCGCTCGGGCTCGACCCGGTCGTCGACACGCGCGTGCGCGAGCGCGACGCGGGGGAGTGGACCGGGCTCACACGCGACGACATCGAACGCGACTGGCCGGGATACCTCGCCGACCATCGCCGGCCACCCGGCTTCGAGGACGACGCGACCCTGCTCGCGCGCGTGCTCCCCGCGCTCGTCGACCTCGCGGCGCGCCACGAGCGCGGGCGCGTGCTCGTCGTCACCCACGGCGGTGTCGTGCGGACCGTCGAGCGCCACTTGGGGACGACGGGACCGCCGCTCGCCAACCTCGGCGGCCGTGCCGTGCACGTGCGCCGCGACGCGTCGACCGTTGTGGTGGGCGAGGCCCTCCTGCTGGCCGGCGGCGACGACGTCACCGTCACGGTCCCCAACCAGATCTGA